From a single Thioalbus denitrificans genomic region:
- the ftsZ gene encoding cell division protein FtsZ yields the protein MVFELMDTYPQNAVIKVIGVGGGGGNAVQHMVQANIEGVDFICANTDAQALKNAAARTVLQLGGNITKGLGAGANPSVGKQAAIEDRERIAEVLEGADMVFITAGMGGGTGTGGAPVVAEVAKEMGALTVAVVTKPFPFEGKRRLLVAEEGIRELTGHVDSLITIPNEKLLSVLGKNISLLDAFKAANDVLLGAVQGIAELITRPGLINVDFADVRTVMSEMGMAMMGTGAATGEERARRAAEAAISSPLLEDVNLAGARGILVNITAGLDMSIGEFDEVGSTVKEFASEDATVVVGTVIDPDMTDELRVTVVATGLGTRAAEIQKPVRPVAVAKKADGSTNFDELERPAVMRKKAVGQQFGAEPEGGNMDYLDIPAFLRRQAD from the coding sequence ATGGTCTTTGAACTGATGGATACCTACCCGCAGAATGCGGTCATCAAGGTGATCGGCGTGGGGGGCGGCGGCGGCAACGCGGTCCAGCACATGGTCCAGGCGAACATCGAGGGCGTGGATTTCATTTGCGCCAACACCGACGCCCAGGCGCTGAAGAACGCCGCGGCGCGCACGGTGCTGCAGCTGGGTGGCAACATCACCAAGGGGCTCGGCGCCGGCGCCAACCCGTCGGTGGGCAAGCAGGCGGCCATCGAGGACCGTGAGCGCATCGCCGAGGTGCTGGAGGGGGCCGACATGGTCTTCATCACCGCCGGCATGGGCGGCGGCACCGGTACCGGCGGTGCGCCGGTGGTGGCGGAGGTGGCCAAGGAGATGGGCGCCCTGACGGTGGCGGTGGTCACCAAGCCGTTCCCGTTCGAGGGCAAGCGGCGCCTGCTGGTGGCCGAGGAGGGCATCCGCGAGCTGACCGGGCACGTGGACTCGCTCATCACCATCCCCAACGAGAAACTGCTGAGCGTGCTGGGCAAGAACATCTCGCTGCTGGACGCCTTCAAGGCGGCCAACGACGTGCTGCTCGGCGCGGTGCAGGGCATCGCCGAGCTCATCACCCGGCCCGGGCTCATCAACGTGGACTTCGCCGACGTGCGCACGGTGATGTCGGAAATGGGCATGGCGATGATGGGCACCGGCGCGGCCACCGGCGAGGAGCGTGCGCGCCGCGCCGCCGAGGCGGCCATCTCCAGCCCGCTGCTGGAAGATGTCAACCTGGCCGGTGCCCGCGGCATCCTGGTCAACATCACCGCCGGCCTGGACATGTCCATCGGCGAATTCGACGAGGTGGGCAGCACGGTCAAGGAGTTCGCCTCCGAGGACGCCACGGTGGTGGTGGGCACGGTCATCGACCCGGACATGACCGACGAGCTGCGGGTGACGGTGGTGGCCACCGGCCTGGGGACCCGGGCCGCGGAGATCCAGAAACCGGTACGTCCGGTGGCGGTGGCGAAGAAGGCCGACGGCAGCACCAACTTCGACGAGCTGGAGCGTCCGGCGGTGATGCGCAAGAAGGCCGTGGGCCAGCAGTTCGGCGCCGAGCCGGAGGGCGGGAACATGGATTACCTGGATATTCCCGCCTTCCTGCGCCGGCAGGCCGACTGA